Proteins encoded in a region of the Geobacillus genomosp. 3 genome:
- a CDS encoding glutaredoxin family protein: MAQVTVYTTTTCPYCVMAKNFLRAQGIPFKEVNVELDPEAARRLVETTGQMGVPQIEVNGRWVLGYDPEAIMALWNQANHR, from the coding sequence ATGGCACAAGTCACTGTTTATACAACAACGACATGCCCGTATTGTGTGATGGCGAAAAACTTTTTGCGCGCGCAAGGGATTCCGTTTAAGGAAGTGAATGTCGAGCTCGATCCGGAAGCGGCGCGGAGACTGGTGGAAACGACCGGACAAATGGGCGTGCCGCAAATCGAGGTGAACGGCCGCTGGGTGCTCGGGTATGATCCGGAGGCCATTATGGCATTGTGGAATCAAGCGAATCATCGCTGA
- a CDS encoding DsrE/DsrF/DrsH-like family protein, with protein sequence MKVAIIAANGGLFDAYKVFNIATAAAAADAEVGVFFTFEGLNLIHKEAHKQLPIPEGKEHFQQGFQKANIPSIAELLQMAQEMGVKLIACQMTMDVMGLDKNQFVDGIEVAGAATFLQFAKDADITLAF encoded by the coding sequence ATGAAAGTGGCCATCATTGCAGCAAACGGGGGATTGTTTGATGCGTACAAAGTGTTCAACATCGCGACAGCCGCTGCGGCGGCAGACGCAGAAGTCGGCGTGTTTTTCACGTTTGAAGGGTTGAATCTCATCCATAAAGAAGCGCACAAACAATTGCCGATTCCAGAAGGGAAAGAACATTTTCAACAAGGGTTCCAAAAAGCGAACATTCCATCGATTGCCGAATTGCTTCAAATGGCGCAGGAGATGGGGGTGAAGCTGATCGCTTGCCAAATGACGATGGATGTTATGGGGCTTGACAAAAACCAATTCGTCGATGGCATTGAGGTGGCGGGGGCGGCGACGTTCCTGCAGTTTGCGAAAGACGCCGATATTACATTGGCCTTCTAA
- a CDS encoding glycoside hydrolase family 18 protein, with protein MFIHTVQPGDTLFSISRRYDYPLERLRLVNGLVETNIVPGQALLVPSYTYTVQPGDTLSAIARKAFVTLEQLRVANPTVDPYRMLPGMKIYIPDISWYQAITLAYYTLREPDIDRALVRDFAPYSSYIALFEYRFAPNGDIITMRNDAAAIETAWQNRVTPIAVVTNLTSEGFSTRLASQVLNNPEARANLVENIFYLVSRKGYGGVNIDFEQVRGEDRDLFTGFLRQLRDRLRPAGYVLTIAVPAKTSEEIPWLRGYDYGGIGAVVDYMFLMAYDWHHLTSEPGPVAPIGEVRSTLQFAVERVPRKKILLGLPLYGYDWIIPYQPGTSADALSNQKAVSTAMRYQSPIQYSFQYESPFFRYTDELGNIHEVWFEDVRSMGQKMKLARQFQIAGVGAWELALGFAPGPWLLRKFFTVRKV; from the coding sequence GTGTTTATCCATACTGTTCAGCCTGGCGATACGCTTTTTTCCATCAGCAGGCGATACGATTATCCGTTGGAACGTCTCCGTCTTGTCAACGGCTTAGTTGAAACGAATATTGTTCCGGGTCAGGCATTGCTTGTTCCCAGCTATACGTATACAGTGCAGCCAGGAGACACGTTAAGCGCCATTGCACGGAAAGCGTTTGTGACGCTCGAACAGTTGCGGGTTGCCAATCCAACGGTGGATCCGTACAGAATGCTTCCAGGGATGAAAATTTATATTCCTGATATTTCCTGGTATCAAGCCATAACGTTAGCGTATTACACTCTCCGCGAACCGGACATAGATCGGGCGCTCGTGCGGGATTTTGCTCCGTATTCATCGTACATTGCCTTGTTCGAATATCGCTTTGCGCCTAATGGCGATATTATTACGATGCGGAATGACGCTGCAGCGATTGAAACAGCGTGGCAAAACCGTGTGACACCCATTGCGGTCGTGACGAACCTAACATCGGAAGGATTTAGTACGAGACTGGCGAGCCAAGTTTTGAACAATCCGGAAGCAAGGGCGAATTTGGTTGAGAACATCTTTTATTTAGTATCACGAAAAGGCTATGGTGGCGTCAATATCGATTTCGAACAAGTTCGCGGTGAGGATCGTGATTTGTTTACTGGATTTTTGCGCCAGCTGCGCGATCGGTTAAGACCGGCTGGATATGTTTTGACGATCGCCGTTCCGGCGAAAACGAGCGAGGAGATCCCTTGGCTAAGAGGGTACGATTATGGCGGCATTGGCGCTGTCGTCGACTATATGTTTCTTATGGCGTACGATTGGCATCATTTAACAAGTGAACCTGGCCCCGTTGCGCCAATTGGTGAGGTGAGATCGACCCTTCAGTTTGCCGTCGAGCGTGTACCTCGAAAAAAAATCTTGCTTGGACTCCCGTTATATGGATACGATTGGATCATTCCATACCAACCCGGGACGTCGGCGGATGCTCTCTCCAACCAAAAGGCGGTTTCAACCGCCATGCGTTACCAATCACCGATTCAATATTCGTTTCAATATGAATCGCCGTTTTTTCGATATACGGATGAACTTGGCAACATTCATGAGGTATGGTTTGAAGATGTCAGAAGCATGGGACAGAAAATGAAATTGGCCCGCCAATTTCAGATCGCAGGCGTCGGTGCATGGGAGTTGGCGCTAGGGTTTGCGCCAGGACCATGGCTTTTAAGGAAATTTTTTACCGTGAGAAAGGTATAA
- a CDS encoding YidH family protein, which produces MKETKQQPTEDSKYIQQHLANERTFLAWIRTSIAVIGIAFLVINLHEKTTSSALSTFLVQLIGALAVVISVCTIVFSTVSYVIKTRQINEQTFRPSRPLIWFLASLLLLITGLFGYYFFTLL; this is translated from the coding sequence ATGAAAGAGACAAAACAGCAACCGACAGAAGACTCCAAATATATTCAGCAGCACTTGGCGAACGAACGGACGTTTCTCGCTTGGATTCGCACCTCGATCGCTGTAATTGGGATTGCCTTCTTGGTGATCAACTTGCATGAAAAAACAACATCCAGCGCATTGTCGACATTTCTCGTTCAGCTCATCGGAGCGTTGGCGGTGGTCATTTCCGTCTGCACGATTGTGTTTTCCACCGTTAGTTATGTCATAAAGACGAGACAAATTAATGAACAAACGTTCCGGCCGTCGCGCCCGTTAATTTGGTTTTTAGCTTCTCTATTGTTGTTGATCACTGGATTGTTTGGATATTATTTTTTCACCTTGCTGTAA
- the cdr gene encoding CoA-disulfide reductase, with protein MRKIVIVGGVAGGATAAARLRRLNEEDHIVLFERGEYISFANCGLPYYIGGVIEERNKLLVQTAEGMSKRFRLDIRPLNEVTAIHRDRKTVSVRNVKTGEEYEETYDILILSPGAKPIVPPIPGIEEAEALFTLRTVPDTDRIKAYIDEQKPRRAVVVGGGFIGVEMAENLTHRGIHVTLVERANQVMAPIDYEMAAIVHGHMREHGVELLLGNGVQALEARGRRVVLTNGHVIETDMIILAIGVEPENRLAKEAGLELGVRGAIKVNEYLQTSDPSIYAIGDAVEVRHYIRGFETFVPLAWPANRQGRLVADHIHGYDVKYSGTLGTSIAKVFELAVAATGLNEKTLRSLHIPYEVVHIHPPSHAGYYPNAETMTFKLIFDRETGRIYGAQVVGKEGADKRIDVIATAIKGGLTVRDIPDLELAYAPPFSSAKDPVNMAGYVASNMMDGLVETVQWHEIDKIVEEGGILIDVRTAEETARGMIHRSIHIPLDELRERLQELPQGKTIYVICQAGLRGYIAVRILRSHGFQAKNVDGGYRLYAAVKQS; from the coding sequence ATGAGAAAAATCGTCATTGTCGGCGGAGTGGCAGGGGGAGCGACGGCGGCTGCGCGTCTTCGTCGGCTAAACGAAGAGGATCACATTGTTTTGTTTGAGCGCGGTGAATATATTTCGTTTGCCAACTGCGGGTTGCCGTATTATATCGGGGGAGTGATTGAGGAGCGAAACAAGCTTCTTGTGCAAACTGCGGAAGGGATGTCAAAACGGTTTCGGCTTGATATCCGTCCGTTGAACGAAGTGACTGCCATTCATCGCGACCGCAAGACTGTTTCTGTCCGGAATGTAAAGACAGGGGAAGAGTACGAAGAAACATACGATATTCTCATTTTATCGCCGGGAGCAAAGCCCATTGTGCCGCCGATTCCAGGGATCGAAGAGGCGGAAGCGTTGTTTACATTGCGTACGGTGCCGGATACAGACCGCATCAAAGCGTATATTGACGAACAAAAACCGCGGCGCGCTGTCGTGGTCGGCGGCGGGTTTATTGGGGTGGAAATGGCTGAAAATTTGACACATCGCGGCATCCATGTGACGTTGGTCGAGCGGGCCAATCAAGTAATGGCGCCGATTGATTATGAAATGGCGGCCATTGTTCATGGCCACATGAGGGAGCATGGGGTGGAGCTTTTGCTGGGAAATGGGGTTCAGGCATTGGAAGCGCGTGGCCGCCGTGTCGTCTTGACAAACGGGCATGTGATTGAAACAGATATGATTATTTTGGCCATCGGTGTCGAGCCGGAGAATCGACTGGCGAAGGAAGCGGGATTGGAATTAGGGGTTCGCGGTGCGATCAAAGTGAATGAATATTTGCAGACGTCCGACCCGTCGATTTACGCTATTGGGGATGCGGTGGAAGTGAGACATTATATTCGCGGCTTTGAAACGTTTGTGCCGCTCGCCTGGCCAGCCAACCGGCAAGGGCGGCTTGTCGCCGACCACATTCATGGCTATGACGTGAAGTACAGTGGAACGTTGGGAACATCGATTGCCAAAGTATTTGAATTGGCGGTTGCGGCGACGGGGCTTAACGAAAAAACGCTGCGGTCGCTTCATATTCCATATGAAGTTGTGCATATCCATCCGCCTAGCCACGCCGGTTATTATCCAAACGCCGAGACGATGACATTCAAACTGATTTTCGACCGCGAGACTGGCCGCATTTATGGTGCGCAGGTGGTCGGGAAAGAGGGGGCTGACAAGCGGATCGATGTCATTGCCACCGCAATTAAAGGGGGATTAACGGTTCGGGATATACCGGATTTGGAATTAGCGTATGCCCCGCCGTTTTCTTCGGCGAAGGATCCGGTCAATATGGCAGGGTATGTCGCTTCGAATATGATGGACGGACTTGTCGAGACGGTGCAGTGGCATGAAATAGATAAGATTGTGGAGGAAGGCGGTATATTGATTGATGTCCGCACGGCGGAAGAAACGGCGCGTGGCATGATCCACCGTTCGATTCACATTCCATTGGACGAATTGCGTGAACGCCTGCAAGAACTCCCGCAAGGAAAGACGATTTATGTAATATGCCAAGCAGGGTTGCGTGGGTATATTGCCGTAAGAATTTTACGGTCACACGGATTTCAAGCGAAAAATGTTGATGGCGGCTACCGGTTGTACGCCGCCGTCAAACAGTCATGA
- a CDS encoding ABC transporter ATP-binding protein translates to MIGLDVREVSKMYKKKTALSSLSFQANQGECIVLCGGNGAGKSTLLSILAGILPPTDGTVTLHGVSLRMNRKQYISRIGYMPDEFHVPPMVTVWEFLSFYASLRKVTREQVEETLHDIGLEAQKMEWIKHLSKGMRQRLLFGQALLGNPSLLLLDEPTNGLDPFWVDRFIDILKQRKNEGTIVIFSTHMMDVAADVGDVIVFMKNGAIVHRIETAACGSKEQTVLQLLALHRQ, encoded by the coding sequence ATGATTGGACTCGATGTGAGGGAAGTATCAAAAATGTATAAGAAGAAAACCGCGTTGTCTTCACTTTCCTTTCAGGCGAATCAAGGGGAGTGCATCGTTTTATGCGGGGGAAACGGAGCGGGGAAAAGCACGCTTCTTTCAATTTTAGCAGGCATTTTGCCGCCGACAGATGGAACGGTCACACTTCACGGTGTTTCCTTGCGGATGAATCGAAAGCAATACATTTCGCGCATCGGATACATGCCGGATGAGTTCCATGTGCCGCCCATGGTGACCGTTTGGGAATTTCTTTCGTTTTATGCATCATTGCGAAAAGTCACGCGAGAACAGGTGGAAGAAACGCTTCATGACATAGGATTGGAAGCGCAAAAAATGGAATGGATCAAGCATTTATCAAAAGGAATGCGGCAACGGTTGTTGTTCGGCCAAGCGTTATTAGGAAATCCGTCATTATTGCTGCTTGATGAGCCGACAAACGGTCTCGATCCGTTTTGGGTTGATCGGTTTATCGATATATTGAAACAGAGAAAAAACGAGGGGACGATCGTTATTTTTTCGACACATATGATGGATGTGGCGGCAGATGTCGGCGATGTCATTGTATTTATGAAAAATGGGGCTATCGTCCATCGAATTGAGACCGCAGCCTGTGGATCGAAAGAGCAGACGGTGTTGCAGCTGTTGGCTTTGCACCGACAATGA
- a CDS encoding ABC transporter permease, with the protein MEWRMVMRQYFSYSFVLLWVVILSMLFLIARNDADFAGYTNVTGTIASILLYLLPLFMLISGSFAIAGEMENGQWRLLCTYPLSQAMYVAGKWFGQWLGQTTLFTLSFGLSVALSSFFRISLPVEWVIALYNFSLFLIALFLMFGLAVGAFTSTRWQALTVSVGVWFLFILIWPTFLIAVLNIVPYPLVVPLLQAATLLNPAEILRVAFVVKLGGSAIFGQAYDHLIHLWQKRFGLILIVYIIGYLCVLWFMATWKLTRRKQQ; encoded by the coding sequence ATGGAATGGCGGATGGTGATGCGCCAATATTTCTCCTATTCGTTCGTCTTGTTATGGGTTGTTATATTGTCGATGTTGTTTTTGATCGCCAGGAACGATGCTGATTTTGCTGGATATACGAATGTTACAGGAACGATTGCGAGCATTCTCTTATATCTTTTGCCGCTGTTTATGCTCATTTCCGGTTCGTTTGCGATCGCAGGAGAGATGGAAAATGGACAATGGCGTCTGTTATGTACGTACCCGTTGTCACAGGCCATGTATGTGGCCGGAAAATGGTTTGGACAATGGTTAGGGCAGACGACTTTGTTTACGTTGAGTTTTGGTTTAAGTGTGGCACTAAGTTCTTTTTTTAGGATCTCATTGCCAGTGGAATGGGTGATTGCACTCTATAATTTTTCATTATTCCTAATTGCCTTGTTTCTGATGTTTGGCCTGGCTGTCGGTGCGTTTACATCGACTCGATGGCAAGCGTTGACCGTATCGGTCGGAGTATGGTTTTTGTTCATTTTGATTTGGCCAACGTTTTTAATCGCTGTGCTTAACATCGTTCCCTATCCGCTCGTTGTCCCTTTGTTGCAAGCGGCGACGCTTCTTAATCCGGCTGAGATATTGCGCGTAGCGTTTGTGGTCAAATTGGGGGGGAGCGCCATTTTCGGACAAGCTTATGATCACTTGATCCATTTATGGCAAAAAAGGTTTGGGCTTATATTGATCGTATATATTATTGGCTATCTATGTGTGTTATGGTTCATGGCAACGTGGAAGTTAACAAGGAGGAAACAACAATGA
- a CDS encoding nitrous oxide reductase accessory protein NosL, translating to MKAKEMWLAIFVLMVVVITGCSQKVEPVAIDEKNDKCAVCHMAVGNNQFATELVLKNGRVLKFDDIGCMYRWMKEHESETVEATFVRDYETNDWMEARKATYVYDQTIHTPMAYNVISFNDEDKAKKFVEQHGGTVLTYSELDRHTWERNKEMMMEMKKEHMKMEKQKGDHMGN from the coding sequence ATGAAAGCAAAAGAAATGTGGTTGGCGATTTTTGTGCTTATGGTTGTCGTCATAACTGGTTGCAGTCAAAAGGTTGAACCAGTAGCGATTGATGAAAAAAATGATAAATGTGCTGTTTGTCATATGGCGGTAGGAAATAACCAATTTGCGACAGAACTTGTGTTGAAAAATGGAAGAGTGCTGAAGTTCGATGACATAGGGTGCATGTATCGATGGATGAAAGAACATGAAAGCGAAACAGTCGAAGCCACGTTTGTTCGCGATTATGAAACGAATGATTGGATGGAGGCGAGGAAAGCGACATATGTATACGATCAAACGATTCACACCCCTATGGCATACAATGTGATCTCCTTTAACGATGAAGATAAGGCAAAAAAATTTGTCGAACAACATGGTGGAACGGTTTTGACGTATAGCGAACTGGATCGCCATACGTGGGAACGAAATAAAGAGATGATGATGGAAATGAAAAAAGAACATATGAAAATGGAGAAGCAAAAGGGGGACCATATGGGCAACTGA
- a CDS encoding right-handed parallel beta-helix repeat-containing protein, with translation MRRYADHWPLVLLLFLVFPLSARAEETVQARIDEAPEYGVVRLSSGVYDEEVILSKPLTLEGIGEVTIRSCRKSPVVAIYGQHVVLKNIRVVQCGDVPDMPAIYVTGHDHTIDGVRVLTNQQGIKLDHAHHTTIVHCTVQGKKSGNGIDLWKSTQNVIRYAEIDQVKDGIYMENSHNNVLGDNHIYNARYGIHVMFSNGIALRNNISEKNIAGAMVMGTEQTIIEQNSFVQNERNVHSQGLLLYDAAETIIRKNRIAANRVGIYVEQARHNEFIENDVSHNFIGMQWNESSNNRVSDNSFIGNVYDAQAIRSRDNTIARNYWDAAAKLDVTGTGVSALPYRVDPFFLALTIDVPEYQLFFQSPGMIVLQKLLRSSDEQVLTDDAPLIEQPTARKDRPSRPASLLYVMSAVMITGSFSGFIIGRKRS, from the coding sequence ATGAGGAGATATGCAGATCATTGGCCGCTTGTTCTATTGTTGTTTCTTGTCTTTCCGTTGTCGGCGCGTGCGGAAGAAACCGTTCAAGCCCGCATCGATGAAGCGCCGGAGTATGGAGTGGTGAGGCTATCAAGCGGCGTCTATGATGAAGAGGTCATATTATCGAAACCACTTACGTTGGAAGGGATTGGGGAGGTGACGATTCGTTCGTGCCGCAAGTCTCCTGTCGTTGCGATATACGGCCAGCATGTTGTGCTCAAAAATATTCGTGTGGTGCAATGTGGCGATGTGCCTGATATGCCGGCGATTTACGTAACCGGACATGACCATACGATCGACGGTGTGCGCGTATTGACAAATCAGCAAGGCATCAAGCTTGATCATGCGCATCATACAACCATTGTCCACTGCACTGTTCAAGGCAAGAAAAGCGGCAACGGCATTGATCTATGGAAATCAACGCAAAACGTGATCCGTTATGCGGAAATCGATCAGGTAAAAGACGGCATTTACATGGAAAACAGCCATAACAACGTATTAGGCGACAATCACATTTATAATGCCCGCTATGGCATTCATGTCATGTTTTCGAATGGCATTGCGCTGCGAAACAACATTTCCGAAAAAAATATCGCCGGAGCGATGGTGATGGGGACGGAACAAACAATCATTGAACAAAATTCGTTCGTGCAAAACGAGAGAAATGTCCACTCTCAAGGCCTTTTGTTATACGATGCGGCGGAAACGATCATACGAAAGAACCGAATCGCGGCTAATCGAGTCGGGATTTATGTGGAGCAAGCGCGCCATAACGAATTCATTGAGAATGATGTTTCTCACAATTTTATCGGCATGCAGTGGAACGAATCGTCGAACAATCGTGTTTCGGACAATTCGTTCATTGGCAATGTCTATGACGCACAAGCCATTCGCAGTCGTGACAATACTATCGCCCGTAACTATTGGGATGCAGCGGCTAAGTTAGATGTAACGGGCACGGGAGTCAGCGCCCTCCCGTATCGAGTCGACCCGTTTTTCCTAGCGCTTACCATCGATGTGCCGGAATACCAATTGTTTTTTCAGTCACCAGGTATGATTGTCTTGCAAAAGTTGTTGCGCAGTTCTGATGAACAAGTGTTGACGGATGACGCTCCGCTCATCGAGCAACCGACAGCAAGGAAGGATCGTCCTTCCCGGCCGGCAAGCTTGTTGTATGTGATGAGTGCTGTGATGATCACTGGCAGCTTTAGTGGATTCATAATAGGGAGGAAACGGTCATGA
- a CDS encoding M20 family metallopeptidase, with protein sequence MKQTLMAMLKERKEEMIRIRRHLHEHPELSFQEQQTAQYILDFYKGKDVAVQSNVGNGYGIVVTIKGGKPGKTIALRADFDALPIVEETGLPFQSKNEGVMHACAHDGHTAYLLVLADCLIQLKEEIPGTIKIIHQHAEEVPPGGAKSIVESGVLDDVDHIFGIHLLPMHPAGVVGYHSGYSMAGRAYLKVEIQGRGGHGSSPHKANDAIVAGAHFVTAAQTIVSRRLNPFDMGVITIGSFDGKGTFNVIRDRVTLEGDIRYMSNETKQVIETELRRIADGIETEFGVACELTFTPDYPPLYNDPEVTAFVKESLMRANDPDIREVVEYPMMSPSDDFAYYLEKIPGCYFYIGCTPKGVEQPYFNHHPKFDIDEDALLVAAKAVGCVVCAYYGLND encoded by the coding sequence ATGAAGCAAACACTCATGGCGATGCTTAAAGAACGGAAAGAAGAAATGATTCGCATTCGCCGCCACTTGCATGAACATCCTGAACTATCTTTTCAAGAACAACAAACGGCGCAGTACATATTGGATTTTTATAAAGGCAAAGACGTGGCCGTTCAGTCGAATGTCGGCAACGGCTATGGGATTGTCGTCACCATCAAGGGCGGAAAACCGGGCAAAACGATCGCCTTGCGCGCTGATTTCGATGCCCTTCCGATTGTCGAAGAGACCGGCCTGCCGTTTCAATCGAAAAACGAAGGTGTAATGCACGCGTGTGCTCATGATGGGCATACGGCGTATTTGTTAGTGTTGGCTGATTGCTTGATTCAATTAAAAGAGGAAATTCCCGGGACGATTAAAATCATCCACCAACATGCCGAAGAGGTGCCGCCGGGCGGGGCGAAAAGCATTGTCGAATCCGGGGTGCTGGATGATGTTGACCATATTTTTGGCATACACTTGCTTCCTATGCATCCCGCAGGGGTGGTCGGGTATCATAGCGGCTATTCGATGGCGGGCCGAGCGTATTTGAAGGTGGAGATTCAAGGACGCGGCGGCCATGGCTCTTCTCCCCATAAGGCGAACGATGCGATTGTGGCGGGGGCGCATTTTGTCACGGCGGCCCAAACGATTGTCAGCCGCCGCTTGAATCCGTTTGATATGGGCGTCATCACGATCGGTTCTTTTGACGGAAAGGGGACGTTTAACGTCATTCGGGACCGTGTGACGTTAGAAGGGGATATCCGCTATATGTCCAATGAAACAAAGCAAGTCATCGAAACGGAGCTGCGCCGGATTGCGGACGGGATTGAAACGGAGTTTGGCGTGGCGTGCGAGTTGACGTTCACTCCGGATTATCCGCCGCTATACAACGATCCGGAAGTGACGGCGTTTGTGAAAGAGAGCCTGATGCGGGCGAACGACCCCGATATTCGGGAAGTCGTCGAATATCCGATGATGTCGCCGTCAGATGATTTTGCGTACTACTTGGAGAAAATCCCTGGTTGTTATTTTTATATCGGTTGCACCCCGAAAGGTGTGGAACAACCGTATTTCAACCACCATCCGAAATTTGATATCGATGAAGACGCGCTGCTCGTTGCGGCGAAGGCTGTCGGGTGTGTCGTCTGTGCGTATTACGGGCTGAATGACTAG